From a region of the Zingiber officinale cultivar Zhangliang chromosome 4B, Zo_v1.1, whole genome shotgun sequence genome:
- the LOC121978620 gene encoding WUSCHEL-related homeobox 4-like has protein sequence MKVHQLLLDQLPSPSSLFPPPPSTAVAAAVIPLQPPQNPQNCTTSILSTTRSISRWTPMAEQMKILQALFEGGMRSPSPSEIEEVTTELSKYGRIEGKNVFYWFQNHKARERQRQKLNKKRSYQQDGDTGADLSNLNLRDTSRYKRKCNKSWNCLELKAVGDEYDDHEDQTLELFPLQPEFNFRKTR, from the exons ATGAAGGTTCATCAATTGTTACTAGACCAActcccttctccttcctccttatTTCCACCGCCCCCCTCCACCGCTGTTGCCGCCGCCGTCATTCCTCTCCAGCCACCCCAGAATCCTCAAAACTGCACCACCTCAATACTA TCGACTACAAGAAGCATAAGCAGATGGACTCCAATGGCGGAGCAGATGAAGATCTTGCAGGCCTTGTTCGAAGGCGGGATGCGGAGTCCAAGTCCGTCGGAAATCGAGGAGGTGACCACGGAGCTGAGCAAGTATGGGAGGATAGAGGGAAAGAACGTCTTCTACTGGTTCCAAAACCACAAGGCCAGAGAGAGGCAGAGGCAGAAGCTGAACAAGAAACGCAGCTATCAACAGGATGGTGATACCGGTGCTGATCTCTCCAATCTCAATCTCAGG GATACAAGTAGATACAAACGCAAGTGTAATAAGAGTTGGAATTGCTTAGAGTTGAAGGCGGTTGGAGATGAATATGATGATCATGAGGATCAAACTTTAGAGCTTTTTCCATTGCAGCCAGAGTTTAACTTCCGCAAGACGAGGTAA
- the LOC121978622 gene encoding putative nuclease HARBI1 codes for MGETTALECLSNFCQCVIQIYGGEYLRKPNATDITRLLEMHEQKHGFPGMLGSLDCMHWAWKNYPVAWRAQYTRGDHGYPTIVLKAVASVDLWIWHAFFGVAGSRNDINVLNESPIFNDVLKGNAPEVNFIVNGTQYTKGYYLTDGIYPEWATFVKSFSCPQDPKRIKFKERQEAARKDVERAFGVLQARWAIIRGPGRHWFMDKCKEIMYTCIILHNMIVEDEGHAISIWDREEQDTITANHGSTSEFAEYIRRNSELRDTQVHHQLRHDLVEHIWETYHHDE; via the coding sequence ATGGGTGAAACAACTGCCCTCGAATGCTTGTCCAACTTTTGCCAATGCGTGATACAAATATATGGAGGTGAGTACTTAAGAAAACCCAATGCAACTGACATCACTCGTTTGCTTGAAATGCATGAACAAAAGCATGGTTTCCCTGGGATGTTAGGAAGTCTTGATTGCATGCATTGGGCCTGGAAAAATTACCCGGTTGCGTGGAGGGCACAGTACACGCGAGGCGATCATGGCTATCCAACAATTGTACTTAAGGCAGTCGCATCTGTCGATTTGTGGATATGGCATGCATTTTTTGGAGTTGCTGGATCTCGCAATGACATCAATGTGCTTAATGAGTCACCTATTTTTAATGATGTTTTGAAAGGAAATGCACCGGAAGTTAATTTTATTGTGAACGGTACACAATATACAAAAGGGTACTACCTAACAGATGGTATATATCCGGAATGGGCCACTTTCGTCAAGAGTTTTTCCTGCCCTCAGGATCCGAAAAGAATTAAATTTAAGGAAAGACAAGAAGCTGCAAGAAAAGATGTCGAGCGGGCATTTGGGGTACTCCAAGCTCGTTGGGCAATTATAAGAGGTCCAGGGCGACATTGGTTTATGGACAAATGCAAAGAAATCATGTATACGTGCATTATTTTACACAACATGATTGTGGAGGACGAAGGTCATGCAATATCGATTTGGGATCGCGAAGAACAAGATACAATCACAGCGAATCATGGCTCAACCAGTGAATTTGCTGAATACATTCGAAGAAATTCCGAGTTACGTGATACTCAGGTGCATCATCAACTTCGTCATGATTTGGTTGAACACATCTGGGAAACATACCATCATGATGAGTAa